The Lactuca sativa cultivar Salinas chromosome 2, Lsat_Salinas_v11, whole genome shotgun sequence genome includes a window with the following:
- the LOC111911689 gene encoding protein CANDIDATE G-PROTEIN COUPLED RECEPTOR 7 — MTRSIVFCLLISAFSLLAPPVTAEIKSLKVESDNRPMILFEKFGFTHRGFASVAISSVSVTSDLSQADPSRLGFFLLSEGSLNQVLTEFKRKPNFCVVDSKYISLLFTFQDLSPPPHSSLNKSYPINYPDEYSLFFANCNRESLVSMNVRTELYNTDDGNHRDYLSAGQTQLPSFYFLFSIIYLCFLVLWILECFNNKGSVHRIHFLMAVLLILKSLNLLCAAEEKHKVKVTGTAHGWDVLFYTFQFLKAVLLFTVIVLIGTGWSFLKPFLQEKEKNVLMIVIPLQVLANIASTVIGETGPFIQNWVTWNQLFLLVDLICCCAILLPIFWSISLLRETSKTDGKAATNLAKLTLFKQFYVLVIGYLYFTRLVVYSLKTISSYKFEWVANGAEEVASVAFYIIMFFMFRPIDKNKYFLIDGEEEKDAERTLREDGDFQLAVDNL; from the coding sequence ATGACGAGGTCGATTGTTTTTTGCCTCCTCATCTCCGCCTTCTCCCTCCTCGCACCACCGGTCACGGCGGAGATCAAATCCTTAAAAGTCGAATCAGACAATCGCCCCATGATCCTTTTTGAGAAGTTCGGATTCACGCACAGAGGATTCGCCTCCGTCGCCATCTCCTCCGTCTCCGTCACCTCTGACCTGTCACAAGCTGATCCCTCCCGCCTTGGTTTCTTCCTTCTCTCCGAAGGTTCGTTAAACCAAGTTCTTACCGAATTTAAGCGAAAACCTAATTTCTGTGTAGTCGATTCCAAATATATCTCCCTTCTTTTCACCTTCCAGGATCTATCTCCTCCGCCTCATTCCTCGCTCAATAAATCCTACCCAATTAACTACCCCGACGAGTACTCTCTCTTCTTCGCTAATTGCAACCGTGAATCCCTTGTTTCAATGAACGTCCGCACAGAGCTTTACAATACCGACGATGGCAACCACAGAGATTACTTATCCGCCGGCCAAACACAGCTCCCATCCTTTTACTTCCTTTTCTCCATCATTTACCTGTGTTTCCTAGTTCTCTGGATACTCGAATGCTTTAACAACAAAGGATCCGTTCACCGGATCCATTTCCTGATGGCCGTGTTGCTGATCCTGAAATCACTCAACTTACTATGTGCGGCGGAGGAGAAACATAAGGTAAAAGTTACAGGTACAGCCCATGGATGGGATGTGTTGTTCTACACGTTTCAGTTCTTGAAGGCGGTGCTTTTGTTCACCGTGATCGTGTTGATCGGTACTGGATGGTCGTTTCTGAAACCATTCTTGCAAGAAAAGGAGAAGAACGTGCTAATGATTGTGATCCCACTTCAGGTTTTAGCAAACATAGCTTCCACAGTAATTGGGGAAACTGGGCCATTCATTCAGAATTGGGTAACATGGAACCAATTGTTCTTGTTGGTAGATCTCATCTGTTGTTGCGCCATTCTTCTTCCTATCTTCTGGTCGATTAGTTTATTGAGGGAGACCTCGAAGACAGATGGAAAAGCTGCTACGAATTTGGCGAAGCTGACTCTTTTTAAGCAGTTTTATGTGTTGGTGATTGGATACTTGTATTTCACAAGACTGGTTGTTTATTCCCTGAAAACGATATCTTCTTATAAGTTCGAGTGGGTGGCTAATGGGGCGGAGGAAGTTGCTAGTGTTGCGTTTTATATAATCATGTTCTTCATGTTCAGGCCGATCGATAAGAACAAATACTTTCTTATTGATGGTGAAGAAGAGAAGGATGCCGAGAGGACCCTGCGGGAGGATGGGGACTTCCAGCTTGCTGTAGATAATTTGTAA
- the LOC111911711 gene encoding uncharacterized protein LOC111911711: MAWLRSAMNRAAEVSGRSAFRDVVRSHTGYISLPGNADSKDDKKLKARNMNSYKEAIRRLEEVSVSSKGEERVQLLRRWLVSLREIERQNAVSTENDEKNSKEICTPNDKNHSPGNPDVELYYDPNLGVSPVNFRDVLLHSQALEGITMSMIVGAPNKEEILLLHELFGLCLTGGEEIHDVIVNRILDLSKAFSVYDDEVLAKRKELLQFAQDAIAGLKLNVDILRIDSEVSEIHRNLKKFEHHQLSIESDPTSLDATSDVTLEVIKESVSPIRLCCRLESLLLKKKLLNSGDTPNDHACKIDKLKVLSESLLSSASNSEKRVSDHRQQKEEALYFRVAKTSEVTQIEKELGAEINELEKQRDKLETELKKVKNLLAVANGRLQNATEEREQFDDANNQLLVHFKSKEDELSKAIISYRVEADTCNAFVEFLEAAWDFQYSFMEEKEKKVNDELETHEEYFINVARSLLSAYKDALGPAIAILREHAKNLKRYEKAIDPDEEFLQDIEQRKSLEHAYLAAETKVITIFGAADSVKEQFYQAIDNVFRKVIEPVHDLCEAIENIKIEFESLARPYVSKDKSSHVEQTVSKESPQKGVSPSSKRVLTVDIKSILTQKLVIRSPKKKAYIPLGGSSENSPSNPNDDQEEDEESSTPNKEASKSALEIDKENKEETNMSQHPCTSENEKLLEPCKESGNLALELSTSNDENKEKSKTKERKKKKKSQSSSSESNKSSSE; this comes from the exons ATGGCATGGCTAAGATCGGCGATGAACAGGGCTGCGGAAGTAAGCGGCAGGTCCGCTTTCAGAGATGTGGTTCGCTCTCACACCGGTTACATCAGCCTCCCTGGCAATGCAGACTCCAAGGACGACAAGAAGTTG AAAGCTCGGAACATGAATAGCTACAAGGAGGCAATTAGAAGGCTTGAAGAGGTTTCTGTCTCTTCTAAAGGGGAAGAAAGAGTTCAACTGCTAAGAAGATGGTTAGTTTCTCTAAGAGAAATTGAAAGACAAAATGCAGTTTCAACTGAGAATGATGAGAAAAATTCCAAGGAAATTTGTACACCAAATGATAAGAATCATTCTCCTGGAAATCCAGATGTT GAGCTATACTATGACCCAAATCTTGGTGTATCACCAGTGAATTTCCGTGATGTTTTGCTGCACAGTCAAGCTCTTGAAGGCATAACAATGTCTATG ATTGTTGGAGCACCAAACAAGGAAGAAATCTTGCTACTACATGAGCTATTTGG GCTGTGTCTTACAGGAGGGGAGGAAATCCATGATGTAATTGTGAACAGGATCCTAGATTTGTCAAAAGCTTTCTCAGTTTATGATGATGAAGTGCTG GCAAAGAGGAAAGAATTGCTTCAATTTGCTCAAGATGCAATTGCTGGGCTGAAATTAAATGTTGACATATTGAG AATAGATTCTGAAGTCTCAGAAATACATCGAAACTTGAAAAAGTTTGAACATCACCAACTTTCAATTGAGAGTGATCCAACTTCTTTGGATGCAACAAGCGATGTAACATTGGAG GTTATAAAAGAATCTGTTTCCCCCATTCGACTTTGCTGTAGGCTGGAGTCACTTCTACTTAAAAAGAAATTGTTGAACAGTGGGGATACACCAAACGATCATGCTTGTAAA ATTGATAAACTAAAAGTTCTTTCGGAATCTCTTCTAAGCTCTGCATCCAATTCTGAAAAGCGCGTATCTGATCATCG GCAACAAAAAGAAGAAGCCCTTTATTTTCGTGTAGCCAAAACTAGTGAAGTCACCCAAATTGAGAAG GAGTTGGGAGCTGAAATTAATGAACTTGAAAAGCAAAGAGACAAACTTGAAACTGAATTAAAGAAG GTCAAAAACTTGTTGGCTGTTGCAAATGGTCGTCTTCAAAATGCCACAGAAGAAAGGGAACAGTTTGATGATGCTAATAATCAGCTTCTTGTACACTTCAAGTCAAAG GAGGATGAACTCTCGAAAGCAATTATTTCGTATAGAGTAGAAGCAGATACTTGTAATGCATTTGTTGAGTTTCTAGAAGCTGCTTGGGATTTCCAGTATTCTTTTATGGAGGAAAAGGAAAAGAAGGTCAA TGATGAATTGGAGACTCATGAAGAATACTTTATAAATGTGGCTAGGAGTCTTTTATCTGCTTACAAG GATGCACTGGGACCTGCTATCGCCATTTTGAGGGAACATGCAAAGAACTTGAAAAG GTATGAGAAAGCAATCGACCCAGATGAAGAATTTTTACAAGATATCGAACAAAGAAAAAGCCTTGAACATGCATATCTAGCTGCAGAAACCaag GTTATTACTATCTTTGGTGCAGCAGATAGTGTTAAAGAGCAGTTTTACCAAGCAATTGATAATGTTTTTAG GAAAGTTATTGAACCAGTTCATGATTTATGCGAAGCTattgaaaacataaaaattgaGTTCGAATCTTTAGCCAGACCATATGTGAGTAAAGATAAGTCAAGTCATGTAGAACAGACAGTGTCAAAGGAAAGCCCACAAAAAGGCGTATCACCATCTTCCAAACGTGTGCTTACAGTAGATATAAAATCAATCCTTACACAAAAACTGGTTATACGATCTCCAAAAAAGAAAGCATATATACCCTTAGGTGGCAGTTCAGAAAACTCCCCATCAAATCCAAATGATGATCAAGAGGAGGATGAGGAGTCATCAACCCCAAATAAAGAAGCATCAAAATCGGCCTTGGAAATTGATAAAGAAAATAAGGAAGAAACCAATATGTCACAACATCCCTGTACTAGTGAAAATGAGAAGCTTCTAGAACCTTGTAAAGAATCAGGGAACTTGGCCTTGGAACTTTCTACAAGTAATGATGAAAATAAAGAGAAATCAAAAACCAAAGAacgtaagaagaagaagaagtctcaAAGTTCCTCAAGTGAGAGCAACAAGTCATCATCAGAATAG
- the LOC111911712 gene encoding probable membrane-associated kinase regulator 3: protein MSSNLLLSSNYEDEEFIDMEVSSSSSPSKTREFEFQKDGRSMNNASPADELFYKGKLLPLHLPPRVQMVKSLLLQNAKAKDQGQQQEDQFITFSTPPLMVQSCNISPSESSRVSTELTPDEYFFDWSTELTGFIGDHHHHHHHIHPTNRNYYAPPWSKKLRLTQKLKASRNYLKSLFNKSACGSDAKQPVIQQDSDKDEHFLTKYLKVNKKKTGFGKYPTLGNVLKGIEDEGNEDGFDSSCSNRKSFSGAIKRKCSPSSTSSSGSSSSSSSSSSFNYSNGIYELCKRNSTADSELEGSIEAAIDHCKKSQQVLNQSVFFPSSVL from the coding sequence ATGTCTTCAAATCTGTTACTATCAAGCAATTATGAAGACGAAGAGTTCATAGACATGGAGGTAAGTTCATCGTCTTCACCATCAAAAACCAGAGAGTTTGAATTCCAAAAAGATGGAAGATCAATGAACAATGCCTCACCAGCAGATGAACTTTTTTACAAAGGCAAACTCCTTCCGCTTCACCTCCCGCCACGTGTACAAATGGTGAAATCGCTTCTTCTTCAAAATGCTAAAGCTAAAGATCAAGGTCAACAACAAGAAGATCAGTTCATTACATTTTCAACTCCTCCATTAATGGTGCAATCATGCAATATATCGCCTTCTGAATCTAGTAGGGTAAGCACTGAATTAACCCCAGATGAATACTTCTTTGACTGGTCAACGGAATTAACAGGATTCATCggtgatcatcatcatcatcatcatcacattcACCCCACAAACAGAAACTACTACGCACCCCCATGGTCAAAGAAGCTAAGGTTGACTCAAAAGCTTAAAGCTTCCAGAAACTATCTCAAATCTTTGTTTAACAAATCTGCTTGTGGTTCAGATGCTAAACAACCAGTAATCCAACAAGATTCTGATAAAGATGAACATTTCTTGACCAAAtatctaaaagtcaacaaaaagaAAACCGGGTTTGGCAAATACCCGACATTGGGAAATGTTTTAAAGGGTATTGAAGATGAAGGGAATGAAGATGGTTTTGACAGTAGTTGCAGCAATAGAAAGTCTTTTTCAGGGGCAATTAAGAGAAAATGCTCGCCGTCTTCCACGTCATCTTCtggttcctcttcttcttcatcatcatcgtcTTCTTTCAATTATTCTAATGGGATTTATGAGTTGTGTAAGAGGAATAGTACTGCTGATTCAGAGCTTGAAGGTTCCATTGAAGCAGCCATTGATCACTGTAAGAAATCCCAACAGGTTTTGAATCAATCTGTGTTTTTTCCAAGTTCCGTTTTATAA